The genomic window TCGAGAGACCCCTCACGCCTGGCAGGGTGTGCTGGGCAGATGCTTCGCCTGAGGCCAGGGCTCTGTGGTTTCTGCAGCATTCGAGGGGCCTGCCCACCCTTTGATGCTCGTGGCGATTTCTAGAGCTTTTTACTTCTGTGATCTCATTTGTTCTTATCCACGTGGGTGGGAGCATAATAGCACCTGACAGATgagcagccaatcctcagctaaAGGATCTAGATGAATAATAAGTTATTGAAATTGTGAACTCAGGCTCTTTAATAGGCATTATTCCatgcttaatatccatgatctcaTTTAGTGATCACAATAATCCAGTGAGGTGGGCACTGTTAGCTATTTTTTATAGACGAGGAAACCAAGGCTTGGAGAGGTGAAGTGGCTTGCCCAAGGTCCCACAACTACTAGTAGGCAGCAGTCATGGGACTCCTGGCTCAGGGCTGTCCCAGCAGTGTCCACAGCCCTCAGTGCCTGGCAGGCAGGCAGGGCCGCACTGTGGGAGCTCACCCTGTACCGCCACTGCCTTTCCTAGCAAATGTTTTACGGGAAATGCTCACTGCCCATGCCTCTCCAGCTAAGAGGAACGTACCAGTGAAGGAAACACCGTAGCCTGACTTCTTGTGATGTAGGGAAAGTGATGAAGTGGAATAGTATGAGTTCATGAACCTGACTTCCTACCTCCTAAGACACCAGCTACCCAGGTGGAGAGGGGCCCACGCTAGTGAGCTGGAGGCCCTGTCTTGGGTGTCCAGGAACTTCTCTAAGGGTTCGCTTTCTCTTACATGTCCTGAGCCGGCTTGGGGGAGTGTGCACCAAGGTAGTGTTGGTGTCCCAGGGCCGGGGAGCACAGAGACTGGCAACGGGGAGCAGCAATAGCTGCACCTTTCCTTCTTGGCACCTCTCAGAAGCAGCAGGCAGAGTAGAAAATCCATGGGCTTTGAGGACTAAAAGAGCTGGGTTCATGGGTGGGCTCTGTCACTTATGTTTTGTGTGACTAAACAAGTCACTGCAATTCCCAGAGCTGCCTCCAGAATGCTGAGGTTGGAGGCAGCTTTATCTGtacttgagggaagtggacttggcccaatggatagggcgtctgcctaccacatgggaggtccgcagttcaaacgccgggcctccttgacccatgtggtgctggcccatgcgcagtgctgatgcgtgcagggagtgccgtgccacgcaggggtgtcccccgtgtaggggagctccatgcgcaaggagtgcgtcccctaaggagagccacccagagcgaaagaaagtgcagcctgtccaagaatggcgccgcacacagggagagctgacacagcaagatgacgcaacaaaaagaaacacagattcccgatgctgctggtaaggatagaagtcgtcacagaagaacacacagcgagtggacacagagagcagacaactggggggtggggggaataaataaaaaatctttaaaaaaaaactatctgTACCCAAGTTCAGCAGTGGAAAGCTCATGGCCATTGTGTTTCTGCTGGGTGCCCAGCACTTTCTTAGGTGTTTGGTGGGGGCTAGAGCCTGTTCCTGAAAGAATTGTCTGTCCTCATGAGACACCAGCAGGCATACCCCAGACCCTGTGCAGGCCACCACGCGAGGTTGTAGGGAGTGTCTTACCATGGGCACCTTTGTTCCTCGGCTTATCACAGACCACATTCTTCTGTTCGAGCTCATCTGGGTCATGCCACAATGCTGGGGTTGAGGTGGTAGAGGCGTTCTTATTCCTGTGccacaatgaggaaactgaggcacagcaagACCTTTACAGGCCCAAGTCCAGCAGTCAAGAAGCAACAGAGCTGATGATGAGCCCAGGCCACTTGTTGCCCAGAGCCTGTGGGGGGCAGCTTTTCAGGCCCCTTTGGGGCCCTATCTCCATTTACTGATGAGGGCTTTTAAATTTAAGATCTTGGATTCTTTTTCAGATCATTCTGGAAAACTATGCATACCCTGGAGTTCTTTTGATTGGCACTGACTCCCATACCCCCAATGGGGGTGGCCTGGGGGGCATCTGCATTGGAGTCGGAGGTGCTGATGCAGTGGACGTCATGGCTGGGATCGCCTGGGAGCTGAAGTGCCCCaaggtgaggggtggggaaggactTGTTTTTGGGTGACCACAGGGAGATAGGGATGGGGTAATGAGTGGGAGACAATGAGATTGGAAAGGGATGAGGGACTCAAATCTTTGGGAGGGAGGTAAGGATAAGCAAGCAGAAATGAGAATTCCAGCAAGAAAGCTTCCTAGACCTCCTAGTTGGAACATGGCCCACGGGGCCTGTAACTGCCGTCTCGCCCACCTGTTCAGGTAATCGGTGTGAAGCTGACAGGCACGCTCTCCGGCTGGACCTCTCCTAAAGATGTGATCCTGAAGGTGGCGGGCATCCTCACGGTGAAAGGTGGCACAGGTGCCATTGTGGAGTACCATGGGCCTGGAGTAGACTCCATCTCCTGCACTGGTGAGGACGGGTGCCACGGGACGTGGCCCTCAGCCTGCGTTGAGCAGTAGGCACCATGAATGGCTTTGCCCTGACGGTCTCTCCAGTCAGGTTGGGGGCTTGGGATAGACCCCCTGGCTGCCTAGGAAATTCATTGCTTGTCATGGGCCCTTGGAGGTTGAGGGGAGGTTGGAGACACCTCTAGAGATTGTCTAATCCAGGTCCCACGTTAAGCAGATAAGGAGATCAGGGTCCTCTCTCAGGGATGGCATGTACTTCCCTCTGGCCACACAGAGTTAGGGCCAAGCCAACAGGGCTCCAAGGCCTGCCTTGGGTGATCCAGATGAAATACCCAGAAAGGATGGAGGTGGAGGCGGGAGTGGGGATTCAGATTCAGGGCTTCATTCACAAAGCAGCTTCGTCCCCACATCTTCCCTTGGCTGGAGGTTGAGCCTCATTTACTTCCCTTGGATTAACAATTTTAGGAGCCCCCTTAGCTTCCAAGACTAGTTAGGAGCCAGCCCCCTTCTACCCATCGCTCCTGGTGACCTGGCCTCAATGCCGGCCCCTGGAAATCCAGGGGGACTTAGAACAAGCTTTAGAGGTGGTCTACTCCAGACTTGCCCAGGTGCCTGCCTCAGCTGCACAGTAGCCACAGAGCTGTTGTTCAACTACCCTTCCATCCCGCCGCTCTGTTGATGGGGCTTGCTCTTTCAGACAACCCTTTCTGTCGTTGAACAGCTCAGTTGGGAAGTTGGTACCAAGCACATACCCATGTCCTAGCAACCCCCAGAGGCAGCCATCCTGATATTGTTCCAGACTTACTGCTGCAGAACCTGAGACCCAGAAACATTTCCACACAGTGCATGGCGTGGCTAAAAGAGGGCAGGCCTGGATACAAGCCAGGCGGAGCTGCACATGACAGCCAGCACCTGTGTGTCACGGCACCACCTTGAACCTCTCTGAGCCAGTTCCCCTGCAGAATGGACGCTTGTACCAATTGGGCAGTGTCTGACCAGGCAGTTATCCTTACAGTGCCTGTCCATCGGCCAAGCAGGCAGTCCAGCCGGGACTAGCACTTAGCTTGTGGGCCGAATCTTGGTATTCTCTTCACTCTACCCAGCAGCTGCTCTGAGAGCCGGGACCCTGAGCTCTGTTCCCCTTGCCATCCCTTCACTGCCCCTTGCCCCTTGTCTAGCCCTGTGAGCTTGAGAAGAAACGAGGCCAGCTCCCTGGTGCAGATGCACGTAAACATCCAGCCGGTGTGTGGGGCCTAtgcccagctgctcagctccccACGGCTCTTTCCCTGCAGGCATGGCGACAATCTGCAACATGGGCGCCGAAATTGGGGCCACCACTTCAGTCTTTCCTTACAACAACAGGATGAAGAAATACCTGAACAAGACAGGCCGGGCAGGTGAGCCTGCAGGGTGGTGGGACCAGGCAGTCGTGTTACAGGCTCCTCCCTGGGACACCCCTGAGCAACACTGTCCTTATCCTGCTGTCTCCAGACCAGTGCAGAGGTTCTGAGAAGCCCCTCTGAAAAGTTATGTGTGTCACCAAATGTTATGTGCTGTTGTTTCttcctcacttcccctcccccaccccatcctttaGTGATACTTAAGGGTAATTGTTTCTGAGTAGGGTGTCTTGTCATTTTCATGAGCTTCTTGAAGAGGCATGGCATTTAATTTTGAGATATCCCTGCTTCAGGATTAGAATTTGAGTTTGACCTGGGAGGATGTCTGCCTACAGGTTTTTCTTGGCCTGGTCCCTGGTGCCCCCTACAGGAAATCCCAGAAATTACACAGATCTATTGTTCATAAATAATTCCTGCCATACCTGTGAAAGAAGGGAAAACATTGGGAACAAGAACCACCTTCGCAGACTCCTCTGTGGACCTCCCTGAGTTCTTGGCTTCTTTGAGGCTCAGAGCTGGGAATGGGGCCTGTAGGAGGCATGGTTGGCTGGTTGGGTGGAGCTAGAGGCCAGGGGCCAAGATGAGCACTCGTCAGTTTGCTTCCAGCTTCTGAGCACATGAATTGCTATCTGGAAGgcctttccctccctttcttaCTGAGTAGCTTCTTCACCTACTCATCTCCTCTGGTCTCTTCCAGGAAGTCTTTCCTGACTCTGGACCTCAAGGCTGGAGCTTCTCTCGGTCCCCAtgtttctgtgtgtctcttgGATATCCTGTTGTAACTTTCAGTTCACTGATAGTTCCTGGGCTAGATTGCAGGCTTCTGGAGGGCAGGGACAGCGTTCTGTGctatttgttttgttccttcaTTTGCCCGGGTAGTACCTAGAACCCGGCATTCTGGGTAACTGCTGGCTGGACGGGTAGCCCAGGTTTTGTTGTGCACACATCAGTCCCTGCCCTTGTTAATTTCAGACATTGCCAGTATAGCTGAGGAATTCAAGGACCACTTGGTACCTGACCCTGGCTGCCATTATGACCAACTGATTGAAATTAACCTCAATGAGGTAAGGAAGGGAATTGGGCCGAAGGAATTTCTGAGGGTGGGAAGTTCAGTCCCATCTATTGGCTTCTAGTAGCTTCTGTGTTCTTGGCATTGGGGAGAGCCATTGCGGGTCCCTACGCACACAACCAGGAGAGCCCTTGGGCCTTTGATGTCCTGATTCCCTTGCAAACTGTTGCCTGAATTAAACTTCAAATAAACTGGAGGGTGGTTGGAAATGGAGATGAATGGTTACAACACTGCGCATCTGTTTGTCCCAATAACAGCTTTTGCAAAAGCCAGCATTTTGCCCTAGAGAGATTGCTTTGATGTCAGAGCTCCTAGGCCTGCACCAAGGGCAACACCTGAGATTCCAAAGCCTGAGCAGGCCTTGGCAGCCTGAGACCGAAAGGCCAGAGCGGGCATTCACATTGCCAGAGGAAAGGCAGGATGGAGAAAGAGAGCCAGTAGAGCTGAATGGCCGAGGGGTTAGGCCCTGAAGCCGGTCTGCATGGGTTCAAATCCCGGTTCTGCCACTTAAGctatatgaccttgggcaagataTTTAATTTCTCATTCTGATGTCAACTGCAAAACGTGAGAAGGTCATGGGAATTAAAGGAGTTAATTCATATGATAATTGCTAATATTTATGGAGTGCAAACTGTGTGACTGAGTGCCATTTTGCTGAGTGCATTGTTTTTTTTGCCTCTTTATTTTTCTGAGAAAATTTCCagtgaattgacatcttaaatgTGCAGTTTGATGAATTTTGATAAATCTTATCTGTGCTTCATCTACCACTCTCAGTAAGATATATTTCAATCACTCCAATAAGTTTCATTTATTCCCTTCCAGTCAGTTCTCACCCTTCCCCCATAGTAAGTACCtactgatatctttttttttttttaattttttattgtggtagcatatatacaacccagaattttccatttttactgctttcaagtatataatttgAGTGCTTTATATTAATAAGAATCATCACATGTGAAGCATTTGACCTAAAGTAAGTTTTTGTTACAAAATTCTGAAGGCAACTGTCATGCGTCAAGATGATGAACCTTGAGTCATTCCATGCCTCTGCCATCTAGCTCTGTGCCCTTGATCAAGGCAGTCACTTCTGAGCTCCGGTGTCTCCTCCTGCCTGTGGCCCCTGCATTGGCCAGTGGGCCAGGTGCAGGGCTGGGGGATTCCAGGAGCTGGTGCCCCTGGTGCCTACTGGAGGTGTGCTCAGGTGGTAAGGCTGGACCCAGGAGAACAGGGCCTGGCTGCCCAGGGCCTCTGGGCCTTGGTGAGGGTGTCTGCATGCCAAGATTTGTTCTCTCTGCTCTCTTTATACTCCTCGTATCTTTGTGTTTTTCAGTTGAAGCCACATATCAATGGGCCCTTCACCCCCGACCTGGCCCACCCCGTGGCAGAAGTGGGTACTGTGGCAGAGAAGGAAGGATGGCCTCTGGACATCCGAGTGGGTGAGTGCCTCCCACCCCGGTCAGTTTCGCTAAGGGGTCAGGGCTAGTGCACTCGGTCTGTAGAGGGTCCCTCTGCTGACCACGTGGCACCTCTAAAGCAGGCACTTCCcacaatagtcttttttttttttatggcttttTTGTAAATTAGTTTTTCTTAGGGTGAAAAGTATGTGTTCACTGACAAGCAAGAATTTCATCCCTCCAGCCAGAAACAAGCTCTAGACGCACGCCGTTACACAGACcttacatacacaaacacactgGCCTGTCAGTGTGAGAAGGCCAGCACATTAGGGAGCAGAACAGTGTTGCCGCCACGAGCATAGGCCCTGGAGCCAGCTGCccagcctgggtttgaatcctggctagGCCACTTAATGGCtttgtgatcttgagcaagttattAACCTCCGTGCCCCGGCTGCCCATCTATAAAGTGGAGATAGTAGTCATACTTACCTTCAAAGTTGTTGGGAGGAGTGAATGAGTTAGCATTTGAAAAGCGCTTTCTACAGTGTTGGGCATCAAGTAATTGCTCCATAATAAGGGTTCATTCTTATTAGTTGAtgtaaatttaaagaaatgccTTTGGTGGTTTAGTAATTAGGAAACAAGTCACAATAAGAGATTCTCTTGATAGCTACACAATGTAATGTCATCCAGTTTTAACTGACTTTCTGAATAACTgataaacttaaaaataactttttccctctgattataaaataaaaaattatagaatattgaaaagtataaaagaaagatAACCTCCTGCCCCCCTGGCATCTTGCTGTTGTGCACACATGTGTACATGATATTTTGGTAGAAATGGGTCAGACTCTTATATATGTGGTCAGGGTTGTGTTTAATGGCTACATCAACTCCCCTCCAATGGCTGGGTCCTTTATTGCTGGATATTTCAACTGCTTCCAGGTTTTTCTGTTAAAAACCATCTTTGGCCTTATACTGTTGAACTTTTCTGACCCAGGTCTAGAAATTTTGAGGTCAGGTGGAGACCTCCAGTCACGGTCTCTTCCTGACCTCTTACCCCTGCACCCACAATGCACCAGGGCTGATCGGCAGCTGCACCAACTCGAGCTATGAGGACATGGGACGCTCAGCAGCTGTGGCCAAGCAGGCACTGGCCCACGGACTCAAGTGCAAGTCCCAGTTCACCATCACGCCAGGCTCTGAACAGATCCGCGCCACCATTGAGCGCGATGGCTACGTGAGTTCCCAAGTGTTCTAGCCCCTggcttcccccaccccacactcGAGTGATACAACTTCAGGGCAGAATAAGCCACAGCAGCTGCCCTAGGTTTCCAGTGCAGCTCCTCACCCCTTGAGCTCCTGGACCACCAGGAGCTCCCACCAGCCACCTGCCTACCCCTCACAGGCCTGTCTCCTCTCCTCTGCAGGCACAGGTTCTGCGGGACGTGGGCGGCATCGTTCTGGCCAATGCCTGTGGTCCCTGCATTGGCCAGTGGGACAGGTGAGAGGTGCCTCTTTGGATAGGACAGCCCCGTGTCCTGGGGTATGGACCCCAGATTTTGGGGGAGACATTTTTGGACTGGGGGGAAGAGACTCAAATCCCAGGCCTCTAGCTTCAGGGACTTTTGCTCATTTGAAGATTTTTCCAGGTAGGACTTGAAATTTGGACTGGAAGTAAAGAGGAAGAGGCCTAGACAGGCACTGAGCGAGTGGTCCCTTGGCTGAAGCCAGGACTGTCAGGAAAAGAGCCAAAGAGACCTCAGGCTAACGGACTCAGCCAGGGTCTATGGGTGAGAAGCTGCTTGAAAGGAGGCTATAGCCCTGCAGGAAGCGTAGGCCCTAAACTGGGCTCTGCCTCTGCTTATGTGTGGCTTCAGGCAAGCCTCCGTGATCCCTGAGGTTCCAAACCTCTTGCTCTGTACTGTGAGTCCCAGGGAGGAGGCACTTTTTGGtggtccttccatttatttctccctcccgtCATAAATTAGGCACGTGCAGTGCTCTAGAAAGGCCAGGTGACAAGACCAGACATCCCTAAACCCTGTCCCCTCTGACCTGGCAGGAAGGACATCAAGAAGGGGGAGAAGAACACCATCGTCACTTCCTACAACAGGAACTTCACAGGCCGCAATGATGCGAACCCTGAGACCCATGCCTTCGTCACATCCCCTGAGGTGAGACTCACCCGCCCTGGCACTAGCCTAGGGCTGCCTCTGGGCCCTGCTCCTGGTGGGTCAGGTGAGATAAGAGATGGGCCTTGTGGCAAGAGCACCTGGCCATCCAGGCAGCTGAGGGGGCACTGGCATCAAGGGCAAGTTGTCCAAGCAAAACCCAAGAGCCACAGGCCTTCCCCAGCCCAAGTGCCTACTCCCTGGTGCAGCTGCACCTTGGCTGGGGCCTCCCAGGGTGCTGGGCCTCTCCTGGTCCAGGTTGTTGCCCCTCTTTCCTGTGCTCTGTCTGGTACACCTGTGCGTGGGGAGGAGGAACGCTGAGTAAAGCAGTGCTGGCCCTGCTACCACAGAGATCCCCTGTGTCTGAGGTGCAGGGCCAGCTAGCGAGTGAGGTAGAAGCTGGACTTGCCCTTAAATGGCTCAAGGTCATAAAGATACTCCTACATCTCTGGTTTCTGAGAACTTGGAAATTTCCTGGGCCCCATTCTCAGTTGCAATGTAGGCTTCTGTTGGAGCTGACACCAGATGGTATTTGGTGCTAACCAACAAACTGCCACCTCCATTTCAGATAGTCACAGCCCTGGCCATTGCCGGCACCCTCAAGTTCAACCCAGAGACTGACTTCCTGACAGGCAAGGATGGCAAGAAGTTCAAACTGGAGGCTCCAGATGCAGATGAGCTTCCTCACGCGGTGAGCAGGGCCACTGCTGCTTGTTGCATGGCCAAGGCACTTCCTTCCCAACTCCCAGGAATAGGGCCCAGCATCTCGCCCAGCCCCTCCTGTACACTTGTTAGAAGTGAGAATGAAGCACCTGGGAGAGGTGCAGGGGACTTGCCTCCTACAAGAGCCTGTCCTCATGGAGACTGAGGACTCTGCACCCAGTCTGCCCCTGTCCCCTGCTGCAGGAGTTCGACCCTGGGCAGGACACCTACCAGCATCCCCCCAAGGACAGCAGCGGGCAGCGGGTGGACGTGAGCCCCACCAGCCAGCGCCTGCAGCTCCTGGAGCCTTTTGACAAGTGGGACGGCAAAGACCTGGAGGACCTGCAGATCCTCATCAAGGTGGGCAGTGTGGGGACAGGCCCAAACAGCCTGCCCAGCCAGGTGGCCCAGGTTCCCCCATCTTCAGGAAGGGCTGTGGAACTGCTGCTCCCTGCCATGCACCCAGGCACAGGTAGAGGGCAGGGTCGATATTGAGGTATGAGACAGGAATGGCGATTCGACTGCAGAGGACAGGGGCCTCTGCTCTCTTCTCCACGGCCCCTGCCAGGCAGAGCTGGATCTGCCAGCTGCATTCTGGGGCTCTTGGCCATCTAACGGCCGCTGGGGTGTGCGGCCCAGGCAGGACGGGAAGGGCTCCTGCGGCCTTGCACACCAGGTCTGCACACCTCTGGCTCGGCGAGGGAGGCTCCAGAAGTCGCCGATTCCTCCTGTCAGCCGTTTGTGGATGTGGGGGTGAGCAGACGCCAGCCTTTACGACATGGCCCGCATCCTTGGCCTGCGTCCCAGCCCACATCAGGCATTACTTTATGCAGCCTGCTGAGGGCTGGCTCCAGGTGCTCAGGGCACAGGCAGCATGATGAGTCTTCCAGCCTGGGCCTCTCAGCTGGGAGCCTCGGCGCAAAGGGTGAGGGGGCCTTCCCTGTCCAGCCTGTGCCCCTACTGAGCATCCTGTCCCAGGAGGGCACAGCCTATCCTGGGGTCTCACTGAGCAGCCTGAGGCCTGCCTTGTGGGGGTGGCTGATGGCCTTGCCTAAGCCACTTGGCTTGAGAGTCTCCTCTTAGCCTGCCCTGCTTCTTTCCTTGTGCCTCAGTCCTGGGCATGGGGGCCAGCTGTCTGTCTCTAGAGGGCTTTTCCTTTCATCTGCCACTCAAAAGACCACGCTTGACCTCTGGCCTCTGCTTACCCACCCAAGGTCAAAGGGAAATGTACCACTGATCACATCTCGGCCGCTGGCCCCTGGCTCAAGTTCCGTGGGCACCTGGACAACATCTCCAACAACCTGCTCATTGGCGCCATCAACATTGAAAATGGCAAGGCCAACTCTGTGCGCAACGTTGTCACCCAGGAGTTTGGCCCTGTCCCCGACACCGCCCGCTACTACAAGGTAGGTCAGAGTCGGTGGGGGACAGAGTTGGgtggcagggagaaggaggaCGTGCAGAGGGAGACCAAGCCCAGGGAAACTGCCAGGAGGGTGACACTCACCCAGCACCTCACAGGGCTGGGCCTAAGGTGCCACCGGGCAGGGGAAGGAGCTGGGCTTAGGAGGCCCTGCCCAGGGGGTGGAGAGAGGAGCACTCTCAGGAGACGCCTGCCCCAGCCCTGAGAAGAGGGTTAGGGatcaggaaggagaggaagggaaggaggcccACACTCAACAGGCAGGCAGAATCCCAGGCCAGGCCGGGCCCAGGAGGGAGGGACCTCTAGAGGCCAATACTGCAGGACTCTCCCTGCTCTGAGAAGGCTCACAGGGCTCCCCCCACTCCAGCTTGGGCTCACACACTTGCCTCCATCTGAAATGCCCTTTCAAAACCTCCCACCCTGGAGCACCAGTGCTGCCTGCCCTGGCAGGCGTGACCCGGACACCCTGCCCCGGGCTCCACACCCCCGCCGTGGCCCTCCACCAGTCTGCCTCCGTTCTGAGCACCTGTGGCAGGGACACATCTGCCTGCACTCACTGCAGGCAGGCCCATGTCTGATCTACCTCTGACCCCTACCCAGCCCTTGGGAGCAGGCAAGGAGGGCAGTGGCCTTTCCGGGCCCATGACCTGCCAGCCTCAGGGTGCCCAGGGAGTAGGCCGGTGGGGGGTGATACTTCCTAACTTCACTTCCCACTTGCCTGACAGAAACATGGCATCAGGTGGGTGGTGGTCGGAGATGAGAACTACGGCGAGGGCTCAAGCCGGGAGCATGCTGCACTGGAGCCCCGTCACCTTGGGGGCCGGGCCATCATCACCAAGAGCTTTGCCAGGATCCACGGTGAGTGGAGCCTGCACccagccccatctgcttcccctcactgGCAGCCCGAGGCCACCCAACCTGCTGGAGCCTGTATGCTTGGCTGCCAGGCCGTGTCCACCGTGCCTGCGGTcacccccaccccgtcccccTTGGCATCAGCCCTCCGCCCCCTTCTCAGGCTTGCCTGGAGTGCGATAACCCACGCTCCTCACCCCAGGAAGCACAGGCTTGCTTCCAAGCTTAGAAGACCAAAGATGCAGGGTCAAAGGGTTTCTCCTGTGACTGTGACTATGAGTAAGGCCCACCTGATGAAGGGGAAAGCCCCCCGTCATCAGGAGTGGAGCAGGCCTGGGCCTCATCACTGCCCCAGGTTTGTCCCAGGTACCTGGATTCGGGGTGCCTCTCCAGAGCCCTGCCCCAATTGAGCAAAGGAAGCTCTCTGGGCTTGGCAGCGAGGCTCCCCACATGAAGAGGCTGACTGGATGTGCCCTCTGGCTTCCAGAAACCAACCTGAAGAAGCAGGGCCTGCTGCCCCTCACCTTTGCCGACCCAGCCGACTACAACAAGATCCACCCCGTGGATAAGCTGACCATCCAGGGCCTGAAGGACTTTGCCCCCGGCAAGGTCAGggcagggaggaaaggagggagggcagGCGGGCAGGCCCTTCTGTCTTCCCCGGGCCCTCctgaggggtggggtaggggcagCCTCTTCCCTTCCACACCTACAGCTCCTCCCATGATGAACCTTTGTTACAGCTTGGAAAGGCCTTTAAGTTCTCCAGGCAACCCCTCAGAGAAGGGAGGTAATGTCCAGTTACTTAGAGTTGAGGGTGGAGCCAGCTCAGGACCCCCACTGCCCACACATTAGCCCAGGCCTGGCTCTCAGAGGCCAAGAGCCTAGCAGATCCCTCTTGGTCCCAGGCGTCTGGGAGCCACTCAGGTTTTACCTATGGCCACTCAGACCTGGCCTGGGACTTGGTTTACCTGCTGCCCTCCAAGGGCCCAGGGCAGTTCTCTGCCTTCCTTCCTGACCACCAGCAGATCTGAGGGCCTCCCTCCCCAGAGCCTCAGCCACTTGGCACCCACacctgcctctctctctccagcCCCTGAAATGCATCATCAAGCACCCCAACGGGACCCAGGAAACAATCCTCCTGAACCACACTTTCAATGAGACCCAGATCGAGTGGTTCCGGGCTGGCAGCGCTCTGAACAGGATGAAGGAGCTGCAGCAGTGAGGCCCTCACCTGCCTGCCACCACCCACCCAGCCCCGACTCAACTTGGGGGCCACTTGCAAGTGCAGTTCCCATGTGTCACCAGAACTGATTGGATCCAGCTGTGGCTTCCTGCTCCAAGATGGCACAACCAGAcactcctcctgccctgcccgcCCTCAGCCCAAAGCTGGGGCCGTTCTTAAAgtcagccccagccctgcccttccaTCTTGTTTGGTTCACATCTTGAGCAGGTCTGTGCAACTGTATTTATTTTTGATGACAAGACTCCCATTTAAAGAAGTTTTTCCTGTCTAATCATTTCACTGGTGGCTGAAGAAGTCTGGAGAACCTTTTGTTC from Dasypus novemcinctus isolate mDasNov1 chromosome 12, mDasNov1.1.hap2, whole genome shotgun sequence includes these protein-coding regions:
- the ACO2 gene encoding aconitate hydratase, mitochondrial — translated: MAPYSLLVTRLQKAIGVRQYHVASALCQRAKVAMSHFEPNDYIRYDLLEKNINIVRKRLNRPLTLSEKIIYGHLDDPANQEIERGKTYLRLRPDRVAMQDATAQMAMLQFISSGLPKVAVPSTIHCDHLIEAQLGGEKDLRRAKDINQEVYNFLATAGAKYGVGFWRPGSGIIHQIILENYAYPGVLLIGTDSHTPNGGGLGGICIGVGGADAVDVMAGIAWELKCPKVIGVKLTGTLSGWTSPKDVILKVAGILTVKGGTGAIVEYHGPGVDSISCTGMATICNMGAEIGATTSVFPYNNRMKKYLNKTGRADIASIAEEFKDHLVPDPGCHYDQLIEINLNELKPHINGPFTPDLAHPVAEVGTVAEKEGWPLDIRVGLIGSCTNSSYEDMGRSAAVAKQALAHGLKCKSQFTITPGSEQIRATIERDGYAQVLRDVGGIVLANACGPCIGQWDRKDIKKGEKNTIVTSYNRNFTGRNDANPETHAFVTSPEIVTALAIAGTLKFNPETDFLTGKDGKKFKLEAPDADELPHAEFDPGQDTYQHPPKDSSGQRVDVSPTSQRLQLLEPFDKWDGKDLEDLQILIKVKGKCTTDHISAAGPWLKFRGHLDNISNNLLIGAINIENGKANSVRNVVTQEFGPVPDTARYYKKHGIRWVVVGDENYGEGSSREHAALEPRHLGGRAIITKSFARIHETNLKKQGLLPLTFADPADYNKIHPVDKLTIQGLKDFAPGKPLKCIIKHPNGTQETILLNHTFNETQIEWFRAGSALNRMKELQQ